In Akkermansiaceae bacterium, the following are encoded in one genomic region:
- a CDS encoding ATP-binding protein, whose amino-acid sequence MKRTGIRILFLFLCSILQAAGDTWEHSTALRFSQDYREIDARLKAITRELQLLPSPYQGVPTATGGYLSHWLDTAEDRVILSFKWHQPHPVNSVALLPLRLYLGDKGKVTENAYWPGQIEIKANINGELVTLARVTDTQTTIRRSLPELIEFDTVATDNIKIVCTNLTKETATPHYGAGFAEIFIFSDQSNIAPRATVWGSKGREDMVIFSLDYLTNGQTPLGLPEIGPETPKGLGLYYGPGKHSLIHPYVCEITFDQDTLVDAVRLDPAIIHKPGQSFPVRFAIELLDPNGQVIQASNAYKNTAYTNPGLNPAIFHFKESKIRGVRLTIYEAANLGNRQNIIIQLSEITPMLHGVPILVPATFQNSTLTPKRKSQKFEPSDDQLFWTLASVYDGMTQTGKVISHHQWITGLAMRQKLLEEQASLKDRQTAILATTRATTLWSSSLLTSALILLAIFISIRSRRRAQLEIQKIRERIASDLHDETGSNLAAIVLHAGQLRAKSNKPDEHKSLNAILRLSKESVFGLREVLHTTAPRVGRAQNVLAYMRELAELVLADQKFTFDSSGFTNTEDCLSAQIRKDLILFYKEALSNCQKHAQCNEVKITLSNNTRQLTLSIEDDGIGMTPAQLARPRALRTLKQRANRLDGVLKIDSQPGKGLKLILQARL is encoded by the coding sequence GTGAAACGAACCGGCATCCGTATCCTCTTTCTCTTTCTTTGCTCGATCCTGCAGGCGGCAGGAGATACCTGGGAGCACTCCACCGCACTCCGGTTCAGTCAGGACTACCGGGAAATCGACGCCCGCCTCAAGGCGATCACCAGGGAGCTGCAACTCCTCCCCTCCCCCTATCAAGGTGTGCCCACCGCCACCGGGGGATACCTTTCCCACTGGCTCGATACGGCGGAAGACCGTGTCATTCTCAGCTTCAAGTGGCACCAGCCACATCCGGTCAATTCCGTCGCGCTGCTGCCGCTTCGGCTCTATCTCGGGGACAAGGGGAAAGTCACCGAAAATGCCTACTGGCCTGGACAAATCGAGATCAAGGCTAACATCAATGGGGAATTGGTGACGCTTGCCCGGGTTACGGACACACAAACAACGATCCGGCGCTCGCTCCCGGAATTGATTGAGTTTGACACCGTGGCGACGGACAACATCAAGATCGTCTGCACCAATCTCACCAAAGAGACCGCCACTCCCCACTATGGCGCAGGGTTTGCCGAAATCTTCATTTTCTCGGACCAGTCCAATATCGCGCCCCGCGCCACCGTCTGGGGGTCAAAAGGTCGAGAGGACATGGTCATTTTCTCCCTCGATTACCTTACCAACGGCCAAACACCACTGGGTTTACCCGAAATCGGACCGGAAACCCCCAAGGGGCTCGGCCTCTATTACGGCCCCGGCAAACATAGCCTCATTCATCCCTATGTCTGCGAAATCACCTTTGACCAGGATACACTGGTGGACGCGGTCCGCCTCGATCCGGCGATCATCCACAAACCCGGGCAATCGTTCCCCGTCAGGTTCGCCATTGAACTGCTCGACCCAAACGGTCAGGTCATCCAGGCGTCAAACGCATACAAAAACACCGCCTACACCAACCCTGGTTTGAACCCCGCCATCTTCCACTTCAAGGAATCGAAGATACGAGGTGTCCGCCTTACCATCTACGAGGCGGCCAATCTCGGTAACAGACAGAATATCATCATCCAACTCAGTGAGATCACGCCGATGCTGCACGGTGTGCCCATTCTTGTTCCCGCGACATTCCAGAACTCGACATTAACCCCCAAACGGAAGAGCCAGAAATTCGAACCCTCCGACGACCAACTGTTCTGGACCCTCGCATCGGTTTATGACGGCATGACTCAAACCGGAAAAGTAATCTCCCACCACCAGTGGATCACAGGATTGGCCATGCGGCAAAAACTGCTAGAGGAACAGGCATCACTGAAGGACCGGCAAACAGCCATCCTCGCAACCACCCGGGCCACAACACTGTGGAGTTCATCCCTGTTGACCTCAGCCCTGATCCTACTCGCCATATTCATCAGCATCCGAAGCCGCAGGCGGGCACAACTCGAAATCCAGAAAATACGGGAACGTATCGCCAGCGACCTCCACGATGAAACAGGCAGCAATCTCGCCGCCATCGTCCTCCATGCCGGGCAACTGCGGGCGAAAAGCAACAAGCCGGACGAACACAAAAGCCTCAATGCCATCCTCCGGCTCAGCAAGGAAAGTGTCTTCGGCCTGCGCGAGGTCCTGCACACCACCGCGCCACGGGTCGGACGCGCCCAGAACGTCCTCGCCTATATGCGCGAACTGGCGGAACTCGTCCTGGCGGATCAAAAATTCACCTTCGACAGCTCCGGCTTCACCAACACCGAGGACTGCCTGAGCGCACAAATACGCAAGGACCTGATCCTCTTCTACAAAGAGGCCCTCAGCAATTGCCAGAAACATGCGCAGTGCAATGAGGTGAAAATCACCCTGTCTAACAATACCCGCCAATTGACTTTAAGCATTGAGGA
- a CDS encoding response regulator transcription factor produces the protein MPPKQHTNEPIDVCIVEDHIDYRTILSDAMASTDRLRCQAAFSNVEDILDHLKETRQSPDIIILDLGLPGMDGIDAIPLLRAAAPKTQILVLTVFDNKTRVFQALGAGASGYLIKSDDLDVTIQGIEDAYHGIAPLSAEIAQMVFATFSKFKPAAASEQLSSREIAVLTEMEKGASRQYAADALGISIHTISTHIKSIYRKLQVHNVSGAVSKAIEKGLI, from the coding sequence ATGCCTCCCAAACAACACACCAATGAGCCGATCGATGTTTGCATCGTGGAGGATCACATCGACTATCGCACCATCCTGAGCGATGCCATGGCGTCCACGGACCGGCTACGCTGCCAGGCCGCCTTTTCCAATGTCGAGGACATCCTCGATCATCTCAAGGAAACCAGACAAAGCCCGGACATCATCATCCTTGATCTGGGACTACCCGGCATGGATGGGATTGATGCCATTCCCCTGCTGCGCGCGGCAGCCCCCAAAACCCAGATCCTCGTGCTGACGGTATTCGATAACAAAACCCGGGTCTTCCAAGCCTTGGGAGCCGGGGCATCCGGTTACCTGATCAAGTCCGACGATCTGGATGTCACCATCCAGGGAATTGAGGATGCCTACCATGGGATCGCACCGCTGAGCGCCGAGATCGCGCAGATGGTTTTTGCCACCTTCTCAAAGTTCAAACCCGCGGCAGCATCAGAGCAATTGTCCTCACGCGAGATCGCTGTCCTCACAGAAATGGAAAAAGGAGCCAGCCGACAATATGCCGCCGATGCGCTCGGAATCAGTATCCATACCATCAGCACCCACATCAAGTCGATCTACCGCAAGCTCCAGGTTCACAATGTCTCCGGAGCGGTAAGCAAAGCCATTGAGAAGGGTTTAATCTAG